One Arachis hypogaea cultivar Tifrunner chromosome 18, arahy.Tifrunner.gnm2.J5K5, whole genome shotgun sequence genomic window, ACAAAGCCCGTTTGGACAATGCAAGAGATCCAGTGCGTGGCCAAAGAGTACATTAATGACGAAGAAGTCAGCcgggtcgtggctgccaataaacggcagcccgCCTACAACCAAGCTCGGCACTATGAAGGCAgagaaagaccaaaggaacacGCCAGGGACGGCGGTCCGAGTAAAACACCCAAACCGTTCCCCCGAGTTGGGAAGTTCACCAATTATACCCCCCTCACGGCATCAATCAccgaagtttaccaacagatagcGGAAAAGGGGATACTGTCAAAGCCCCGACCTCTGAAGGACAGGACcggaggaaacaagaacctctactGTGAGTACCACAAGGGTTACaggcacaagacccaagactgcttcgacctaaaagacgccctggaactaggggtggcaagcggggaagcccgccccgccagaagcccgccatttggcgggctggcccgccccgccccgcctagtgaggcggtcccagaatcctagcccgccccgcctaacgacgggctggcgggccggcgggctaagcccaccaaatatcctctttttttttttacttttaactattaaataatatatataaagatataaaaaaatctcttttgttttttacttttaactattataatttctaaaagtataaacaaattataatttttgtattcacaaacattaaagtctttgtaattataaatattgtttccaaagcaaaataaacataatccaaaacataattaacaatattgtctctaaaacaaaacaaacataatctaaaacacccaattttcatcttcattctcttgtaaattGGGTTGAGGAAGTTGGGTTTTGGTAAAAAAGACTAAGCCCGCCAAAGCCCTTGCTAAAAAAAGactaagcccggcggggaagcccgccccgccccgccaaagcccgccaaaaccagcggtttaagcggtgcgagttaagcgggcttttgctatttggcggtcccaattttccagcctggcccgccttttttggcgggttacgcgggccggcccgacgggtttaggcccgttttcCACCCCTACCTGGAACAAGCTATCAGGGATGGAAAACTTGCCGACTTCTCCCACCTTATACGGGAGCCGAGGAGACGCAACCAGGACCACGATAGCGAAGACAGACCCCGCTCAACAAGGCGACGACAGGAACCAGAGGGTGACGACCACGGCCTCACGGTGGTAAACGTGGTAACGGCCAGGAACACTGCCCCAAGGTCAAGGTCGGCATGGAAAAAAGACGCCAAGGTCCTAGCGGTCTCCACCTCGTCTGTTAGGGGTCCCCGGGGCCTCCCACCCATCTTCTTCGGGCCAGAGGACCAATGGTTTGACGAGGCGCCAGAAAGCCCGCCCATGTTCATCACGGCCAAGGTTGGAACGGGCCTCGTCAAGCGAATCCTGGTAGATACGGGGGcagactcaaacatcatgtttCGAAACGTTTTCGATGCCCTGGGACTAAGAGACGCCGACTtgacgacccaccagcacggtgtggtagggttGGGGGACCATTTCATCATGCCGGATGGAATCATCTCACTCCCGACCTCCGTGGGACAGGGGCAGAAGCGACGAACAGTCATGGCGGACTTTGTAATATTACGAGATTCCACGGCTTataacatcatcctggggagaaaaATCATCAACAACCTGGGGGCGGCCATTAGTACAAAGCTACTGGTGATGAAGTTTGTCACCGATGATGGATCCGTAGGATCCATCAAAGGCGACctggaaacggcagtcgcttgcgaccacgccagcctttctctcaggaaaaagtccaaagaagcatccgGGGTCTTCCTTGCTGACCTGGACGCCAGGATAGACGACAAACCCAGACCAGAGCCAGAAGGAGACTTGGAGAAGTTCAGGGTCGGCGAGGAGGACGATAAATTCACATTCATAAACAAAAACCTCCCCCATGAGATGAAGGAACCTTTGATGGAAATGATCAGGGctaatgccgacctctttgcctggacgcCTGCCGATATGCCCGGGATAGATCCCCAGCTCGTATCGCATCATCTGGCCGTCAAGGCGGGAACCAAGCCAGTGGCCCAGAGGAGGAGAAAGATGTCGCAGGAAAGGGCAGAAGAGGTAgccaggcagacggccagcctcctcGAAGCAGGATTCATCCGGGAATTGGACTACTCGACTTGGTTGTCGAACGTGGTCCTGGTTAAAAAACACAATGGGagatggagaatgtgcgtagactactctgacctcaacaaggcgtgccccaaggactgctaccccctgCCTAACATTGACGCACTCGTCGACGCAGCGGCggggtaccggtatctgagcttcatggatgcttactcaggatacaatcagataccgatgcactgaCCCGACGAGGAGAAAACGGCGTTTATAACGCCAGGGGGAATCTATTGTTACAGggtaatgccttttggtttgaaaaatgctggggccacgtaccaaaggctgatgaataagatATTCAGTGAACTCATAGGCAAAACAGtagaagtctacgtggatgacatactCGCAAAGACCGCGCGACCCGACGACCTCCTGAGAGACCTTGATGGTGTTTTTTCGTCACTAAGGCAGCACGGCATGAGGCTTAATCCGCTCAAATGCGCGTTTGCcatggaggccggaaagttcCTAGGATTCATGATCACTCAAAGAGGAGTGGAAGCCAACCCCGAGAAGTGCCAAGTAGTTATCCAGATGAAGAGCCCGAGTTGTATCAAGGACGTCCAACGACTTGCCGGGAGGTTAACGGCTTTATCCCGATTCCTCGGAGCGTCGGCAGCGAGAGCCCTACCTTTCTTCAACCTAATGAGAAACGGAATGACGTTCGAATGGACCCCAGCGTGCGAAGAGGCGTTCAACCACTTCAAGGAGATCTTAGCGGCACCACCAGTTCTCGGAAAACCCAAGGCCGGAGAACCGCTCTATCTCTACTTATCAGTAACCGAGGAAGCACTTGCCACAGTGCTCGTTAGAGAAGAGGGGAAGACCCAACAACCCGTTTACTTCATGAGTAGGGTCCTCCAAGGACCAAAACTGAAATACAGCAAGCTGGAAAAACTGGCGCTAGCACTCCTAGTCTCCTCCCGAAGGTTAAGACAATACTTCCAGAGCCATCGTATAGTAGTGAGGACGGATCAGGCGATTCGCCAAGTACTGCAAAAACCTGACTTGGCCGGTAGGATGATGACCCGGGCCGTCGATCTCTCCCAATACGACCTACAATATGAGCCCTGACATGCAATCAAAGCCCAGGCAATGGCAGACTTTCTGGTAGAGGTGACGGGGGACCCCCCCGAggaaacgggcacacggtggaggctccacgttgacggggcctccaaccaaacgtccgggGGAGCATGGGTCATCTTAGAAAGCCCAGCAGGGGTCATCTATGAGCAATCAACCAAGTTCGAGTTTCCAgtgtcgaacaaccaagcagaatatgaagctctcTTGGGCGGACTAATACTAGCTCGGGAAGTCGGAGCGACAGAGGTCGAAGTATGCAACGACTCACAAGTTGTCACTGCGCAGGTAAACGGGAGCTACCAAGCCCGGGACCCTCTCCTacaaaaatacttggaaaaggTTAAAGAAATAACAAGTCAGTTCCAGGAAGTCATCGTCCAACACGTCCCAAGAGAAAAGAACACACGTGCGGACCTCCTGTCCAAGCTGACGAGCACAAAACCAGGATCGGGTAACCGGTCCCTCATCCAAGGCATGGTGAAGGAACCAACGGTCGCCCTCCATTTGACGAAGTCAAGCCCCTCATGGCTAGACCCCATCACTAACTTTCTGGAACTCGGCAAGTTGCCTGAAGATGAGAAAGCGGCCAAAGTTTTAAGAAGGGAGGCGGCCAGATACGCAATCATACAGGGACAactattcaaaaagggactcaaccagcccctattgaagtgcttacaccccgaccaaacggactacgtgcttagtgaagtccatgaggggtgttgCGGGCACCACATCGGGGGCAAGGCCCTAGCAAGAAAGCTCATCCGAGCCGGGTACTATTGGCCAACAATGATGAAAGACTCAAGGGAATTTGTCAAAAGGTGCATAAAGTGCcaacaaaacgccaacttccacaaggcACCAGCCTCCGAGCTAAGCTCTCTGACGACTACTCGACCTTTcgcacaatggggagtcgacctcctggGGCCTTTCCCGAtcggcccaggacaagtcaaatacctcattgtcaccattgactactacaccaaatgggtggaggctgaaTCGCTGGCTACGATATCGTCCTCCAACTgccggaagttcatgtggaggcaggtgataacccgtttcggtATCCCGGAGGTCGTTATCTCAGATAATGGGATCCAATTCACAGACAAGAAATTCATGGAGTTCCTCTCTAGCCTAGGGATAAAACAGAGGTTCtcctcggtagaacacccccaaacaaacgggcagGTAGAAGCTGCAAACAAAATCATCCTTCTTGGTCTAAAGAAGCGCCTAGACAATAAGAAAGGAACATGGGCTGACGAACTCGCCTCCGTCCTATGGTCTTACCGGACAACCGAGCAAAGCGCCACGGGGGAAACTCCTTTTCGCCTAACATACGGGGTCGATGCAGTGATACCCGTCGAAATCGGCGAACCGAGCCCCCGACTACTACTCGCGGGCATGAGCGAAGCGGTCGAAAAGGACCTGGTCGAGGAAACAAGGGAGATGGCTCGCTTATCAGAAACGGCGctgaaacaaagaatagccctgCGTTACAACGCTAAAGTCCTCAAACGAGATTTCGAGGAAAGGGACCTCGTCTTGCGACGCAACGACGTCGGCGTCCCGACCCCAGGGGAAGGCAAGCTGGCGGTaaactgggaaggtccctacagggtAAGGGAGGAACTCGGCAAAGGTGCTTACAAGCTCGAAAGACTCGACGGCAAGGAAATACCCAGAACATGGAATGCGGGTAGCCTAAGAAGGTTCTACTCATGACCAGACGACTCGCCGACCTGAGAACCCAAACAAATAGTAAATACTCGCTTTGTTCGCATGATGATCTgcctttttatt contains:
- the LOC140181229 gene encoding uncharacterized protein, producing the protein MQELRHRMQDLECRLAERERDQRTPEQSPTRSRSRSRSRRSPSPQYESESTGGWGRARRRSRDPIIYSRHERRRASNRGEEDARRENDEPRRTTRGPVIIGATPFHRSVLEVRLPKHFDKPTDMKYDGTQDPLEHLTAFEARMNLEGVGDEVRCRAFPVTLAGPAIRWFNNLPQGSVTQFSDISHAFLAQFTTRIVKAKHPINLLGVTQRPGEPTRKYLDRFNDECLEIDGLTNSVASLCLTNGLSNEDFRKHLTTKPVWTMQEIQCVAKEYINDEEVSRVVAANKRQPAYNQARHYEGRERPKEHARDGGPSKTPKPFPRVGKFTNYTPLTASITEVYQQIAEKGILSKPRPLKDRTGGNKNLYCEYHKGYRDGKLADFSHLIREPRRRNQDHDSEDRPRSTRRRQEPEGDDHGLTVVNVVTARNTAPRSRSAWKKDAKVLAVSTSSVRGPRGLPPIFFGPEDQWFDEAPESPPMFITAKVGTGLVKRILVDTGADSNIMFRNVFDALGLRDADLTTHQHGVVGLGDHFIMPDGIISLPTSVGQGQKRRTVMADFVILRDSTAYNIILGRKIINNLGAAISTKLLVMKSPARIASSGRQGGNQASGPEEEKDVAGKGRRGSQADGQPPRSRIHPGIGLLDLVVERGPG